In Sphingopyxis macrogoltabida, the sequence CGCATCCCGATGCGCGACGGCGTGCATCTGGGCGCGACGCTCTATTTGCCGCGCGGGCTCGACAAGCCGCGCCCGACGATCTTCTCGCACACGCCCTACACGGCCGACCTCTACCATCCCGAGGGCGCCTATTTCTCGACCCGGGGCTATCCTTACCTCGCAGTCGACATGCGCGGCCGGGGCGATTCGGAGGGCGAGTTTGTGCCGTTCGGCAGCGAGGTGAACGACGGCCACGATATCGTCGACTGGATCGCCAGGCAGCCCTTCTGCAACGGCAAGGTCGCCGGAAACGGGCATAGCTGGGTCGGCTATACGCAATGGGCGGCGGTCCACGGCGGCGCAAAGCTCGCCACCATCGTACCGCTGTCGTCGCCGTGGGTCGGGCTGGATTTCCCGATCAACAACAACATCGTCTATGCCTTTGCGGTGCCCTGGCTGACCCATGTCGACGGGCATACCCAGCGCAACACGATGATGAAGGACGGCGCCTTTCAGGTCACCGAGCAGCTTCGTTTCATCGAATCGGGCCTGCCGTTCCGGAAGATGGACGAGTTTTACGGAATCGAGTCGCGTCCGTTCCGCGAATGGGTCAGCCATCCGTCGCAGGACGACTATTGGGACCGCCGCAATCCGACCGACGAACAGCTCGCCGGGCTGACGATGCCGGTGCTGACGATGTGCGGCTATTTCGACGGCGATCAGCCCGGCGCGCTCGAATTCCATCGGCGGCAGCAGCGGCTCTCCGGGGGTAAGGCCGACCATTATCTGGTGCTCGGGCCGTGGGGGCACGATCAGGTGCGCAAGCCCGAGGCCGAGTTCTTCGGGATCAAGGTCGGCGAGAGCAGCGTCATCGACGCACTCGCGCTGCACGCCGACTGGTTCGCCTTCACGATGGAGGACGGCCCGCGGCCCGATTTCCTGCAGAAGAAGGTCGCCTATTATGTCATGGGCGCCGACAAGTGGCGCTATGCCGATACGCTGGGTGCCGTCACGGCGCGCCATGATGTGCTGTATCTCGGCTCCGGCGAAAATCCGGTGAGCGCCTATCGCGCCGGGACGCTGGGGCCGAAGCCCGCGGACAAGGACGAACCCGATCATTATATCTATGATCCGCGCGATCTGGGTGCGCTGTTGCTCGAGCTGTCGCAGACCCAGTCGCACCTCGTCGACCAGACCGCGCTGCTCACCGACACGGCGGACAAGCTGGTGTACCAGAGCGCGCCGTTCGAGAAGGACACCGAGGTCAGCGGCGTGTTCAAATTCGCGGCGTGGATTGCGATCGACCAGCCCGACACCGACTTTCTCGTGTCGATCCACGACATCGCGCCCGACGGCACCAGCATGTTCCTGACCGATACAAGGATGCGCGCGCGCTATCGCGAAGGGCTGCGGACCGAGAAGCTGATCGATACCAAGGCGCCCCTGCGCTATGATTTCGACCGTTTCACCTTTGTCTCGCGCCTCATCAAGGCGGGCAACCGGCTGCGGCTGGTCATCCGCGCGAACCAGAGCGTCGCCTGGCAAAGAAATTACAACAGCGGCAAGCCGGTGGCCGACGAGACGATGGCCGATGCGCGGACGGTGACGGTGCGGCTGTTCCACGATTCGGCGCGCCCCAGCGCGCTCAGCATCCCGGTGGGCCAGCCCGAAAGCTGACCCGCACGCCGGGCGATGTGCGGGCGACGCGGGGCACCACCGGCGTCATTTGCTGATATGGATGGAAACCCGCTTTTCGGCGTGGCGGCGCGCAGAATCGCGCCGGTTTGCCGTGGTGACCCCTACGGGACTCGAACCCGTGTTTTCGCCGTGAAAGGGCGACGTCCTAGACCGCTAGACGAAGGGGCCGTCAACCGGTGAAGCGGCGCATTAGACGGGCATTCCGGCGCGGTCAAGCGCGCTGGTGCCGTTCTTGGCACGAAATATTCTGACGCTGTCATCCGTCCGCCCAGGCGGCATCCTCCAGATGCAGTTCGGCGGCGGGGCGGCTGCCCCAATCGTCGCGCTTCGCGCGCCCTGCGAGCCACAATTTACGCCCGCGTGCATGGAGCAGTGCCTGGCCGAGTTCGGTCTCGGCGCTGCGGAAGGCGATTGCCTTGAACCGCGCGCCGTCCTCGCCCGATACGATCAGGCGGACATGGTCGGTCCCGACGATTCCCGCCTCGACGATGCGCACCGGCCCGGTGGCGACGCGCGGCGCGGGCCAGCCGGCGCCATAGGGACCCGCGCTTTCGATGGCTTCGCACCAGAGCGGCGAGATACCGCGCGGGGCGAGCACGGCGTCGATCAGCAAGGCCTTGTCGCCGCTCGCGCGTTCGACATCGGCGGCAAGCCGGTCGTTGAGGAAGGCACCGAGCGCATCGACCCGGTCGGCGGCGACGGTCAGCCCCGCCGCCATCGCATGGCCGCCGCCCGCGACGAGCAGCCCCGTCTCCTTCGCGGCCAATATGGCGGCGCCAAGGTCGACGCCCGAAATCGAACGGCCCGATCCCTTGCCGACGCCATCCTCGTCGATCGCGATGACGATCGCCGGGCGGTGCAATTTCTCCTTGAGCCGTCCGGCGACGATACCGATCACCCCGGGGTGCCAGCCCTGCCCGGCGACGATCGCCACCGGGGCGTTGCCGCACTGCACGCTCGCGGCGACCGCTTCGTCGAGCACCGCGGCTTCGATCGCGCGACGCTCCTCGTTCAGCCGGCCCAGTTCCTGCGCGATGTCGGCCGCCTCCTGCGGGTCCGATGTCGTAAGCAGGCGGACGCCGAGGTCGGACTTGCCGACGCGGCCGCCGGCATTGATGCGCGGGCCGAGCGCGAAACCCATGTCGCTCGCCGTCGGCGGCTTGGTGAGCCGCGCCGCGTCCATCAGCGCCGCCATGCCGATATTGCCGCGCCGCGCCATCACCTTCAGCCCCTGCGTCACCAGCGCGCGGTTGAAGCCGGTGAGCCGCGCGACGTCGGCGACGGTGCCAAGCGCGACGAGGTCGAGCAGGTCGATAAGCGCCGGCTCGTCGCGGCCGGTGAAATAGCCGCGCGCGCGCAGCGTACGGAGCAGCGCCGCGCCGAGCAGGAAGGCAACGCCGACCGCGGCGAGATTGCCGTGGATCGCGGCGTCGGGCTCCTCGTCCAGCCGGTTCGGGTTGACCAGCGCCAGCGCCTCGGGAAGCGTCGTCGCGCACTGGTGGTGGTCGACGACGATCACCTCGACCCCCGCCGCCTTCGCTTCCGAAATCGCGTCGAACGCCTGCGCGCCGCAATCGACGGTGACGACGAGCTTCGATCCCGTCTCGCCGATCCTGACCAGCGCGGCGCCCGACGGGCCATAGCCTTCCATCAGGCGGTCGGGGATATAGGCGCCGACGGGCAGGCCGAGGCCGCGCAGCAACCGGACGAGCAGCGCCGCCGAGGTCGCGCCGTCGACGTCATAGTCGCCGAAGATCGTCACCGCCTCGCGCGCCTCAACCGCATCGGCAAGCCGCGCCGCCGCCGCGTCCATGTCGCGGAACAGCGACGGGTCGGGCATGAAACCGCGCAGCGTCGGGCTGCGTTGCCGGTCGAGGTCGTCGCGCGGCACGCCGCGGGCGAGGAGGAGCTGGGTGACGAGGTCGTCGGGGGCGAGATTTTCCGACGCCATGTCGGCGCTCGCCCGGCGCCAGTGCCAGGGTTGCCCCGCGATCGATCGCGTGATGCCGAGCGCGGCGTCGCTCATCGCGGGTTCTCCTGCCGGGCGCGCGCCGCGAGGATGCGCAGGCGGAGGTCCTTTGCGGTGTCGAGCGGGATCGCCGGAATCTCGTGGCTCGCGAGCGCGCTGCCGCCGGGGACGCCAAACACCAGGGTCGCAAGGCCGAGCGGGCGCAGGACGAAATCACTCTTGAGGTCGACGCTCTGCACCGATGCATGCGGCAACAGGGTCATCCGGGGCTTCCACCAGCCGCGGCGGATCGCGACCATGTCGCCAAGGTCGGTCCAGCGGTGGAAGCGCGTCCCGAACAGCGCGCCTGCGGCGATCAGCAGCCCCGCCATCGGCCCTAGCCACCCGGCAGGCTGGCCGAGCGACAGTGCGATGACGCCGCCCGTCGTGGCAAAGACGGCGCCGACAAGGCCGCCGAGCGTGATGACGCGGTGGCTGTGCTGCCAGGGTTGGTCCTCGCCGGGGCGTGCGATCGCGACTTCGGCGAGGACGGGGTCGATGTCGTTCCACCTTCCGAAGGGGACGACCTGATGGTCCCTTTCGGTCGCGCCGTCGCTGGCAAGGCTTTGCAGGCGCAGTTCGCGCCAGCCGAAGCGCCGCCGCAGCCAGCCGGTGATGACGATTGCCGCCTGCACCCGCCGCACCGGCACCGCGACGTCGGTGCGCGTCGTCAGGCCCCGCGTGCGGCGCAGCGCACGCGGCTCACGCGTCAGGCGAAAATCCCAGTTGGCGAAAAACATCGTCGCGATCCCGCTGACGAAGCCGATGAAGAGCAGCGACAGCAGCGCGCCGATCCCGGCGATCCAGCGATGCGCGATGACCCACTGGTCGAGGCCATAATCCTCGGCGACGTCGATCCAGTCGCGCGGGTCGAAAAAGTTGAAGTCGAAGGGCAGGAGGTTGTCGAAGAGTTGCATGCCCGCGCCGACGACCGCAAGCGCGGCGAGCGAGAAGTTGAACGTCCCGGCGACCAGCAGCCGGCGCAGGCCCATCGCGAAGAGCAGCCGGTCCTCGGCCGCGACGGACGGGGCGGCGGCGGGGGTGCCCGCGTCGGCGGGAGCGGTGGCGGCGGCGTCGCTGCGGTGGGCGCGGATCGTCGTCCGCAGCGCCTGTGCGGCGTCGATGGCGATGGCGTCGAGATCGGCGTCATTCTCCTTGCCGCCGGCGCCGGTCTCGAACCCCACCTTGGCGATACCCAGCGCGCGGGCAGTGAGGCCCTGTTCGATGCTGACGTCCTGGATGCGGTCGAAGGGGATGGTGCGGTGCTGGCGCGAGAGGACGCCGCTTTCGATCACCACCTCGTCGGGGCCGACGGCGAAACGGAAGCGGAGCCAGTGGAGCCAGGCGGCGACGAGCGACAGCAGGATGAAGGCGAGGATCGCCGGGACGATATAGACCCAGTTGCCCGTGAAGCCGAGCGCGGCGACCGCGGGCAGGAAATTGAGGCTGCGCGGGCCGAGCCGGACGATCGCCAGCGCGAGCGTCGCCGGGTGCAGCCGCTGCCAGTGCGGCTCGCCGTCGGTTGCGGGGAGGGCGGCGGCTTCGCTCATGCGAAATCGGTCTGGATATGGCGGCGGATCGTCTCGCGCATCGCGGCGGCAAGGTCGGCGTGAAGTCCGGGCAGTGTCACGGTGCTGTTGTGGGTGCCCGACGTATGGACGACAAGGTGCGACAGGCCGAACCAGCGCTCGATCGGCCCCTGGCCGACGTCGATATGCTGGACGCGGACGAAGGGGACGATCGTGTCGGTGCGGAACAGCCAGCCGCGCGCGACGCGCAATTGCCCCTCGCCGATCTTGAAGCCCCAGCGGGCAACCCGCCGCGCCGGAAAGGTCGCGACCGCAAGAACCGCCAGCACCCAGGCGAGCGCGGTGACGAGGCCATAGGGGCCGCCGATCGCGGGCATGACGAAATAGTCGAGCACGCTCGCGCCGATCGCCAGCGGCACCATGTTGAGCGCGGTCGCGATGCGAAGGACATGGCCATAGGCGGGGTCGACCGGGTCGAGGCCTTCGGCGGCGTTGAGCGCGTCGGGGGCGAAGGGGTCGGTCGGCGGCGCGGGGTGGTCGGTCATGATCCTCCGTTATCCGGTTAAGCCGCTATGGCACAACCACATTGAAGCGCGGATCGGCGGGCGGGTGGAGCGCGAACCACGACAGGAACGCCATGCGGTCGCCGTCGATGCGGATCGCCCCCGACTGGAGCAGCGCCGGAAATTGCGCTTGCCCCAGCATCACATCGTCGAGCGTCTTGCGGTCGATGGTGATCGTCGCGGTCGGCGCCGCGTCGGTCACGCCGTAGCGCGGGAATTCGACCCCGCCGCCGACGACCACCGAAACCGCTTCCTTGCTGTCGGGCAGGACGAACTGGAACGTCCCCTTCAGCGCCGCGCCCTTCGCGGCATCGAAGCGCGTCGCGAGCGCATCGAAAAAGACCCCGGTCGGAATCGCGCTGACGAAGCTGCGGCTCTGGCCGTTGCCCGACAGATTGTCGAGCGCGGTGCCGCGCAGGCTGGCGGCGGCGGCGAGATAATAATTGCGCCACGCGCCCGATTCGGCCTGATAACCGAGCTGGTCATAGGCTGAGGCGAGCGCGGCGCGCGCCGCCTTGTTGTCGGGTTCGGCAAAGACGAGCTTGTTCAGCAGCTCGGCCGCCCAGCGATATTCGCCCGCCGCGATCGCTGCCTTGCCCGCCGCGAGCAATTTGTCCGCGCCGCCGGCGAGCGCGACATATTTCGCCGCGCTTTGCTGGGGCGGCAGCGGGTTGAAGTTCGCGGGGTTGCCGTCCCACCAGCCGAAATAGCGCTGGTAGGTCGCCTTCATGTCGTGGTTGAGCGTACCATAATAGCCGCGCGTCGAAAAATCGCCCGCCTGCACCGGTGCCTCGGGCGTCTGGTCGGCGAGCTCGTGCAGGGTGGCGCCGCGGTTGGCGAGGAAGAGCGTGCGGTCGTGGACATAGCGATAGGCGTCGCGCTGGTTCGTCAGCAGCGCGCCGACCTCGCCCGTGCCCCACGTCGGCCAGTGATGCGACGCCATCGCGACCTCGGCCTTGCCGCCCCATTTGAGCAGCATCGCATCGATCACTTTCGACCAGTGCAGCGCGTCGCGCACCTGCGCGCCGCGCAGGGTCAGGATATTGTGGAGGTTGTGGGTGACGACCTCGGTCGTATGCAGCGCCTTATAGGCGGGGATGTAGAAGACGAACTCCGACGGTGCCTCGGTGCCGCCGGCGTCGAGAAATTCGAAGGCGAGCCCGTCGATGGTCAGCGTGCCGCCGGTCGCGGCGACGGTCTCGGTCGGCTCCATATAGCCGATCGTGCCCGACGACAGTTTCGGCCCCAGCCCGGTATCAACCTGCCCCGCGGGGCCGGGGGGCAGGATCGATCCGAACATATAGAGCGCGCGCCGCCCCATCGCGCCGCCGGCGAGGACGTTTTCGGAGGTTGCTTCCTCCGAAAAGCCGTGCGGGGCGATGATGCGGATATTGTCCTTCTTCACCTGTTCGGGGGTGACGATTCCGCCGACGCCGCCGAAATGGTCGCTGTGGCTGTGGCTGAAGATGACCGCCTTGACCGGCAGCGTGCCCGATTTCGCCTCGACGGTGTCGGCGAACAGCTTCCAGCCGGCGGCGGCCGCCTCTTCGGACAGCAACGGGTCGACGACGATCCATCCCGTCTTGCCGCGAATGATCGTCATCACCGAAATATCGTAACCGCGCAGCTGCCAGATCTTGCCGGGGACGACCTCGAACAATCCGTGCACGGCGTTGAGCCGCGCCTGCCGCCACAGCGACGGGTTCACCGTGTCGGGCGCCTTCTTATCGCCCAGAAACGCATAGGGCCGCCGGTCCCACACCGGCTTGCCGTCCTTGCCGATGATTACGCCGTCGGCGATTTCGGCGAGCTTGCCGCGTGTCGCATTGGCCTCATCACGCGGGTCGTCGAGGGGCAGGCGTTTGGCGATTTCGGCCTGCGCGGTGCGCGTCGCCTCGCTCGCGGCGTCCTGTGCGGCGGCAGTGAAGGGCAGGCTGCCGGCAAGCAGCAGGGCGGTCAGTCGGCGCATGGCATGTCTCCCCCATATGTGGCGGGCAGCTTGCGCCGCGCCTTCCGGCTTGGCAAGCATCGCGGCATGGCCGACGCATCGCAGCTGCTCATCATCTGGCACAGCCGCACCGGCGGCAGCGAAGCGCTCGCGCGCGCCGCCGCCGAAGGGGCGCGGGCGGCCGAACGCATCGCGGCCGCAGACGTCACGCCCGAGCATCTGCTGGCCGCCGCCGGTTATTTGTTCGTCGGTCCCGAAAATCTCGCGGCGCTGTCGGGGGCGATGAAGGAGATGTTCGACCGCTGCTATTATCCGTGCCTCGGCCGGCTCGAGGGGCGTCCCTATGCGACGATCGTCTGCGCGGGGTCGGACGGCGAAAACGCCCAGCGCCAGCTCGACCGGATCGCCACCGGCTGGCGGCTGAGGCGGGTCGCCGACCCGGTGATCGTCCATACCGCTGCGCAAACGCCCGAGGCGATCATGGCGCCGAAGACCATAGCGGCAGCGCGGATCGCCGAAGCGCGCGACCTCGGTGCTGCGCTGGCGGAAGGGCTGGCGGCGGGGATTTTCTGACAGTCTCCGAATGTAGGGCGGCTTTGGGGTGGAGAGCGGCCGTTGCTTAACTCACCTTCGTCATCCCGGACTTGATCCGGGATCCACCGCGGCGGCGAAGCCATGGACCCCGGATCAAGTCCGGGGTGACGAAGAGGGAAATCTCCGCTTCCGGCTGAAAGCTGCCCCATCCCTCAGGCGGGATTCGCCGGCTGCATTTCGGCGATCAGGCCGTTGTCGATTTCCTTCGCGCGCTTGTACGCCGCGCGTTCGCGCAGCGGCGCGACATAGGCCTCGAACGCCGGGCGCGACGGGATGGTGCCGAATTGCAGCCCCCAGTCGACCTGACTGCCGACATAGACGTCGGCGGCGGTGAAGCGGTTGCCCGCGACGAACGCCTTGCCCGCGACCGCACCCTCGAGCGCGTCGAGCGCCGCGGCGAGCGAGCCGAAGCCCGCCATGCGCTGCTGTTCGGCGTCGGGCTCGATCCCGAAATGCTTGGCGGTGATCGCCTGTTCGACGGGGCCGGCGGTGAAGAACAGCCAGCGATAATAGTCGGCGCGGTCGGAAGGGGCCGGCGCGAGCCCCGCGGCGGGGAAGGCGTCGGCAAGATAGGCGCAGATCGCAGCGCATTCGGTCACCGCGCGGCCGTTGTGGACGATCGCCGGCACCTTGCCCATCGGATTGACCGCGAGATAGGCGGCGTCCTTCATCGTCGTGCCATAATCGAGAATGCGCGGCTCATAGGGGGCGCCGACCTCTTCGAGCATCCAGCGCACGATCTGGCCGCGCGACATCGGGTTGGTGTAGAAAATCAGGTCTTCGGCCATTGCGCTTCTCCCATCACTTTCGAGTCGGATGCGAACATATCAGGAACATTATCCGACTGCCAGCGGGGTTGTTTTGTCACCATAGACAGGTAGAGCATGATGCCATGATATTGACCCACCGTGATTGCCCCCGGAAGTTCGCCGGCAAGAAGCGTCTCGCAGGCCGGGCCGGTGGCCCGGCCCAGAGGCGCGCCGCCGTCCGGCGGGCTTCCGGGGGCAACCCCTGCGGGGCGGGCCGATTTTGGCCGATTGCCGCGTTGCTCGTCGGGTACGATGCCCCGCATCGCACCTCTCCTCGCGCCTCGCACTCGGCCAAAATCGGCTCCGTCACGGTGGATCAATATCATGGCATCATGCTCTAAGGCAAAGCGATGAGCGACGAACGCATCTGGACTGCCGCCGTGCTGGTGATCGGCGACGAAATCCTCTCCGGCCGCACGCAGGACAAGAATGTCGCCCAGATCGCGACCTGGCTCGACGTGCAGGGCATCAGGCTGCGCGAAGTGCGTATCGTTCCCGATGTCGAGGCCGAGATCGTCGATGCCTTGAATGCGATCCGTGCGCGCTACGATTATGTGTTCACGACCGGCGGCATCGGGCCGACGCATGACGACATCACCGTCGATGCGGTGGCGAAGGCGCTCGGCGTCGGCGTGATTGTCCATCCCGATGCCCGGGCGATCCTCGAACGCTATTATAGCGCGCGCGGCGGCGAACTGACCGAGGCGCGGCTGCGCATGGCGCGTACGCCGGACGGCGCCGAACTGATCCCGAACCGCATGTCGGGCGCGCCGGGCATCCGGATCGGCAATCTGTTCGTGATGGCAGGGGTGCCGCACATCACCGCGGGCATGCTCGACGCGCTGACCGGCGAGCTCGAAGGCGGCGCGCCGCTCGTCGCCCAGACGATCGGCGCATGGGCGCCCGAAAGCGAGGTCGCCGACCTGCTGCGCCTTGGCGAAAAGGATCATCCGGGCGTCGCGATCGGCAGCTATCCCTTTTTCCGCGAGGGCAAGGTTGGTGCCAATTTCGTCATTCGATCGACTGACGGCGCTGCGGTCGCCGCCTGCGTGGCGATGCTGACCGCCGGGTTCGAGGCGCTCGGCTATCCGGTGACCGCCGGCGGCATCTGATCGGCGGCCTGCGCCCGCGGCAGGCGACGCAGCATCAGGATCGCCAGCCATCCGAAGAGCGCCGCGACGATAAAGGCCGCGCCCGGAAAATGCACCGGCGCCTTGGCGGCGGTGAAATAAGCCATCGTCCCGGTGAGCAGCAGCGGCGCGACGAGTTGCCCGAGCCCCATCGCCATCGCCGAAATCCCCTGCACCTCGCCCTGCGTCCCGGCGGTTGCGCGGCGCGACATCATTGCCATCAGCGCCGGCTGGACCGGTGCCTGCAGGGCGACGGGGATCAGCAGCAGGAAGGCGCCGACGGTCGAGGTGGTGAAGGCATAGCCGAGATAAACGAGCGTCGCGACAAGGATGCCGAGCGTCGCCGCGTCGCGCTCGCCGAAGCGCGCCACCGCGGGGCCGACGACGAAGACCTGCCCGAGTGCGATCATCACCCCGACCGCGGCGAGGCTGGCGCCGATCATCCCCGGCGTCCAGCCAAGCTGGGCGATGCAATAAAAGCTCCACGTCATCGGATAGACGAGGCTGGCGATCTGCCACAGCACCAGCACGGCGGCGACACCGTTCATTCCGGGCAGCGTGCGCATCGTCCGGAAGGCGCCGAGCGGGTTGGCACGGCGCCAGTCGAAAGCACGCCGGCGCTCGGGAGGCAGCGTTTCGGGAAAGATGAAGAGGCCATAGAGCATGTTGGCGGCAGCGAGGACCGCGGCGGCGACGAACGGCGCGCGCGGGCCGATCTCGCCAAGGAAACCGCCGAGCGCCGGCCCGGCGACGAAGCCGATGCCGAAGGCGGCGCCGACGAAACCGAAATTGCGGGCGCGCTGCTCGGGGACGGTAATGTCGGCGATCGCCGCCTGCGCCGCGGCATAGCTGCCGCCGAAGATGCCCGACAGCGCGCGCGCGATGAACAGCCAGGGCAGCGTCTCGACCACCGTCAGCAGCGCATAGTCGACCGCGAGCCCGCCGAGCGCGAGCAGCAGCACGCGCCGCCGCCCGAAGCGATCCGACAGATTGCCGAGCACCGGCGACGCGACGAAGGTCGCGACCGCCATGACAAGGCCGATCCACGCCCCGACCTCGATCGCGTGCGGCAGGTCGATCCGCCCGACCTCCATCACGAGCTGCGGCAGCACCGGCATGATGATGCCGAAACCGACCGCATCCATGAAGATCGTCGCGACGATGAACGGAATGGTACGCGCAGGGGTCATGGGAATCTTTTCATTCTGGCCGGGGTGGATGCGGCCACCTCGTACTCTCTCGCGTTCCTCTAGCGACATCGGATCGTTTGTGGAGCATTGTTGCGCGATGAAACTC encodes:
- a CDS encoding MFS transporter, translated to MTPARTIPFIVATIFMDAVGFGIIMPVLPQLVMEVGRIDLPHAIEVGAWIGLVMAVATFVASPVLGNLSDRFGRRRVLLLALGGLAVDYALLTVVETLPWLFIARALSGIFGGSYAAAQAAIADITVPEQRARNFGFVGAAFGIGFVAGPALGGFLGEIGPRAPFVAAAVLAAANMLYGLFIFPETLPPERRRAFDWRRANPLGAFRTMRTLPGMNGVAAVLVLWQIASLVYPMTWSFYCIAQLGWTPGMIGASLAAVGVMIALGQVFVVGPAVARFGERDAATLGILVATLVYLGYAFTTSTVGAFLLLIPVALQAPVQPALMAMMSRRATAGTQGEVQGISAMAMGLGQLVAPLLLTGTMAYFTAAKAPVHFPGAAFIVAALFGWLAILMLRRLPRAQAADQMPPAVTG
- a CDS encoding PH domain-containing protein, which encodes MSEAAALPATDGEPHWQRLHPATLALAIVRLGPRSLNFLPAVAALGFTGNWVYIVPAILAFILLSLVAAWLHWLRFRFAVGPDEVVIESGVLSRQHRTIPFDRIQDVSIEQGLTARALGIAKVGFETGAGGKENDADLDAIAIDAAQALRTTIRAHRSDAAATAPADAGTPAAAPSVAAEDRLLFAMGLRRLLVAGTFNFSLAALAVVGAGMQLFDNLLPFDFNFFDPRDWIDVAEDYGLDQWVIAHRWIAGIGALLSLLFIGFVSGIATMFFANWDFRLTREPRALRRTRGLTTRTDVAVPVRRVQAAIVITGWLRRRFGWRELRLQSLASDGATERDHQVVPFGRWNDIDPVLAEVAIARPGEDQPWQHSHRVITLGGLVGAVFATTGGVIALSLGQPAGWLGPMAGLLIAAGALFGTRFHRWTDLGDMVAIRRGWWKPRMTLLPHASVQSVDLKSDFVLRPLGLATLVFGVPGGSALASHEIPAIPLDTAKDLRLRILAARARQENPR
- a CDS encoding competence/damage-inducible protein A, producing the protein MSDERIWTAAVLVIGDEILSGRTQDKNVAQIATWLDVQGIRLREVRIVPDVEAEIVDALNAIRARYDYVFTTGGIGPTHDDITVDAVAKALGVGVIVHPDARAILERYYSARGGELTEARLRMARTPDGAELIPNRMSGAPGIRIGNLFVMAGVPHITAGMLDALTGELEGGAPLVAQTIGAWAPESEVADLLRLGEKDHPGVAIGSYPFFREGKVGANFVIRSTDGAAVAACVAMLTAGFEALGYPVTAGGI
- a CDS encoding PH domain-containing protein, translating into MTDHPAPPTDPFAPDALNAAEGLDPVDPAYGHVLRIATALNMVPLAIGASVLDYFVMPAIGGPYGLVTALAWVLAVLAVATFPARRVARWGFKIGEGQLRVARGWLFRTDTIVPFVRVQHIDVGQGPIERWFGLSHLVVHTSGTHNSTVTLPGLHADLAAAMRETIRRHIQTDFA
- a CDS encoding glutathione S-transferase family protein produces the protein MAEDLIFYTNPMSRGQIVRWMLEEVGAPYEPRILDYGTTMKDAAYLAVNPMGKVPAIVHNGRAVTECAAICAYLADAFPAAGLAPAPSDRADYYRWLFFTAGPVEQAITAKHFGIEPDAEQQRMAGFGSLAAALDALEGAVAGKAFVAGNRFTAADVYVGSQVDWGLQFGTIPSRPAFEAYVAPLRERAAYKRAKEIDNGLIAEMQPANPA
- a CDS encoding CocE/NonD family hydrolase is translated as MNRREYLLSAASALVLAAASGARAATGEAKAVYSPQINYRIRIPMRDGVHLGATLYLPRGLDKPRPTIFSHTPYTADLYHPEGAYFSTRGYPYLAVDMRGRGDSEGEFVPFGSEVNDGHDIVDWIARQPFCNGKVAGNGHSWVGYTQWAAVHGGAKLATIVPLSSPWVGLDFPINNNIVYAFAVPWLTHVDGHTQRNTMMKDGAFQVTEQLRFIESGLPFRKMDEFYGIESRPFREWVSHPSQDDYWDRRNPTDEQLAGLTMPVLTMCGYFDGDQPGALEFHRRQQRLSGGKADHYLVLGPWGHDQVRKPEAEFFGIKVGESSVIDALALHADWFAFTMEDGPRPDFLQKKVAYYVMGADKWRYADTLGAVTARHDVLYLGSGENPVSAYRAGTLGPKPADKDEPDHYIYDPRDLGALLLELSQTQSHLVDQTALLTDTADKLVYQSAPFEKDTEVSGVFKFAAWIAIDQPDTDFLVSIHDIAPDGTSMFLTDTRMRARYREGLRTEKLIDTKAPLRYDFDRFTFVSRLIKAGNRLRLVIRANQSVAWQRNYNSGKPVADETMADARTVTVRLFHDSARPSALSIPVGQPES
- the recJ gene encoding single-stranded-DNA-specific exonuclease RecJ; this translates as MSDAALGITRSIAGQPWHWRRASADMASENLAPDDLVTQLLLARGVPRDDLDRQRSPTLRGFMPDPSLFRDMDAAAARLADAVEAREAVTIFGDYDVDGATSAALLVRLLRGLGLPVGAYIPDRLMEGYGPSGAALVRIGETGSKLVVTVDCGAQAFDAISEAKAAGVEVIVVDHHQCATTLPEALALVNPNRLDEEPDAAIHGNLAAVGVAFLLGAALLRTLRARGYFTGRDEPALIDLLDLVALGTVADVARLTGFNRALVTQGLKVMARRGNIGMAALMDAARLTKPPTASDMGFALGPRINAGGRVGKSDLGVRLLTTSDPQEAADIAQELGRLNEERRAIEAAVLDEAVAASVQCGNAPVAIVAGQGWHPGVIGIVAGRLKEKLHRPAIVIAIDEDGVGKGSGRSISGVDLGAAILAAKETGLLVAGGGHAMAAGLTVAADRVDALGAFLNDRLAADVERASGDKALLIDAVLAPRGISPLWCEAIESAGPYGAGWPAPRVATGPVRIVEAGIVGTDHVRLIVSGEDGARFKAIAFRSAETELGQALLHARGRKLWLAGRAKRDDWGSRPAAELHLEDAAWADG
- a CDS encoding NAD(P)H-dependent oxidoreductase; translated protein: MADASQLLIIWHSRTGGSEALARAAAEGARAAERIAAADVTPEHLLAAAGYLFVGPENLAALSGAMKEMFDRCYYPCLGRLEGRPYATIVCAGSDGENAQRQLDRIATGWRLRRVADPVIVHTAAQTPEAIMAPKTIAAARIAEARDLGAALAEGLAAGIF
- a CDS encoding alkyl/aryl-sulfatase codes for the protein MRRLTALLLAGSLPFTAAAQDAASEATRTAQAEIAKRLPLDDPRDEANATRGKLAEIADGVIIGKDGKPVWDRRPYAFLGDKKAPDTVNPSLWRQARLNAVHGLFEVVPGKIWQLRGYDISVMTIIRGKTGWIVVDPLLSEEAAAAGWKLFADTVEAKSGTLPVKAVIFSHSHSDHFGGVGGIVTPEQVKKDNIRIIAPHGFSEEATSENVLAGGAMGRRALYMFGSILPPGPAGQVDTGLGPKLSSGTIGYMEPTETVAATGGTLTIDGLAFEFLDAGGTEAPSEFVFYIPAYKALHTTEVVTHNLHNILTLRGAQVRDALHWSKVIDAMLLKWGGKAEVAMASHHWPTWGTGEVGALLTNQRDAYRYVHDRTLFLANRGATLHELADQTPEAPVQAGDFSTRGYYGTLNHDMKATYQRYFGWWDGNPANFNPLPPQQSAAKYVALAGGADKLLAAGKAAIAAGEYRWAAELLNKLVFAEPDNKAARAALASAYDQLGYQAESGAWRNYYLAAAASLRGTALDNLSGNGQSRSFVSAIPTGVFFDALATRFDAAKGAALKGTFQFVLPDSKEAVSVVVGGGVEFPRYGVTDAAPTATITIDRKTLDDVMLGQAQFPALLQSGAIRIDGDRMAFLSWFALHPPADPRFNVVVP